Proteins found in one Balneola sp. genomic segment:
- a CDS encoding MBL fold metallo-hydrolase, translating to MNRLLSFLKITMIIFISIALILAVATFFFMKQPQFGQAPSGKNLENIAQSENYAGSQFKNLNFTPDLTEGYTTLGIIYNQFFNNHPRTEPKNSIPSQKTDILSLSDDENVLIWFGHSSYFIQLDGKKILVDPVFSGNASPIPGTLKAFPGTDIYSAEDLPEIDYLFISHDHYDHLDYKTITSLKDKVKTVICGLGVGSHFKRWGYSEDQITEQDWYNELRPDSGFVIRTLPARHFSGRGFTRKNTLWASYLFESPSQKIYFGGDSGYDPFFAEIGEKYGPIDLAILDNGQYNVAWRELHLFPEEVIQATKDLKAKRLFPVHSSKFVLAMHPWDEPLNEVSNFNKENPIPLVTPVIGEKVNLNDSTQTFTKWWEDLE from the coding sequence ATGAATCGGCTCCTATCTTTTTTAAAAATAACTATGATCATCTTTATTAGTATTGCACTCATTCTCGCTGTTGCCACTTTTTTCTTTATGAAACAGCCTCAATTTGGTCAAGCTCCATCTGGAAAGAATCTTGAAAATATTGCTCAATCAGAAAACTATGCAGGAAGTCAGTTTAAAAATCTCAACTTTACCCCAGACTTAACCGAAGGTTATACTACACTGGGGATTATATATAATCAGTTTTTCAATAATCACCCCCGGACCGAGCCAAAAAATTCTATACCATCACAGAAAACTGATATTTTGAGTCTTTCTGATGATGAAAATGTGCTTATCTGGTTTGGTCATTCATCCTATTTTATACAGCTGGACGGCAAGAAAATATTGGTAGACCCTGTTTTTAGCGGGAATGCTTCTCCTATTCCCGGAACGCTTAAGGCTTTTCCGGGAACCGATATCTACTCAGCGGAAGATCTCCCCGAAATCGATTATTTGTTTATCAGCCACGACCATTATGATCACTTAGACTACAAAACCATCACAAGCCTTAAGGACAAAGTAAAGACGGTAATTTGCGGGCTTGGAGTAGGTTCTCATTTTAAGCGTTGGGGATATTCTGAAGATCAAATCACCGAGCAGGACTGGTACAATGAACTTAGACCGGATTCAGGTTTTGTAATCAGAACCTTGCCGGCCCGGCACTTCTCAGGGCGTGGATTTACCCGAAAAAATACTCTTTGGGCTTCCTATTTATTTGAGTCACCATCACAAAAAATATACTTCGGCGGCGATAGTGGCTACGATCCATTCTTTGCTGAGATTGGTGAGAAATATGGCCCTATCGACTTGGCCATCCTTGACAACGGCCAATATAATGTCGCCTGGCGAGAGCTCCATTTATTTCCGGAAGAAGTGATTCAAGCCACCAAAGACTTAAAAGCCAAACGCCTCTTCCCTGTTCACTCTTCTAAATTCGTCCTCGCCATGCATCCCTGGGATGAGCCTTTAAACGAAGTGAGTAATTTCAATAAGGAGAATCCTATTCCTCTGGTTACTCCGGTTATCGGCGAGAAAGTAAACCTTAATGATTCTACTCAAACTTTCACAAAGTGGTGGGAAGATCTTGAGTAA